The Candidatus Pantoea floridensis genome includes a window with the following:
- the traQ gene encoding conjugal transfer protein TraQ, with product MGGSLDGITMLSNLASGLLSAGINLALTLGILFGVVGSSGFLARQSWLARKAPGQAASGGAVIAWVLLCCGLAGLDQLIGAGARQMGWQVSFDAISYVDQGTFGQGAVAANALLTLLRMIGVWFALSGVLLWRRSKKDGHTGLTAGNDVNTGTAKFIIGVMFICNPYLLDAIQKTLGLH from the coding sequence ATGGGAGGATCGCTCGACGGCATCACCATGCTGTCAAATCTGGCCTCGGGGCTGCTGAGCGCGGGCATTAACCTCGCGCTCACGCTCGGCATTCTTTTTGGCGTGGTGGGCTCCAGCGGCTTTCTCGCCCGCCAGTCCTGGCTTGCCCGCAAGGCACCCGGGCAGGCGGCGAGCGGCGGCGCTGTCATTGCCTGGGTGCTGCTGTGCTGTGGGCTGGCGGGACTCGACCAGCTTATCGGCGCGGGCGCGCGTCAGATGGGCTGGCAGGTCTCGTTTGACGCCATCAGCTACGTTGACCAGGGCACGTTCGGTCAGGGGGCGGTGGCGGCCAACGCCCTGCTGACCCTGCTGCGCATGATTGGCGTCTGGTTCGCGCTCTCCGGCGTGCTGCTGTGGCGCCGGTCAAAAAAAGACGGCCACACCGGCCTGACCGCCGGGAACGACGTGAACACTGGCACCGCGAAATTTATCATTGGCGTGATGTTTATCTGTAATCCCTACCTGCTTGACGCCATTCAGAAAACGCTCGGACTGCACTGA